GCCTCAATGATTCCCCCCGACATTGCCCCAACCCACCTTTAATTTCGTCCCCATCGCTCCGCGGCATTACGTCGAACACCTCGCGGGCGATGGACGGGGCCGGCGCCGAGCTGGAGATGGCGAAAGCCCAGATCCGGGAACTGCGGGCGGAGCTCGAGTTCGAGCGGCGGATGCGGCGGAAGGTGGAGGCGCTGAACAAGGTGCTCGCGGCGGAGCTCGCGGAGGAGCGCGGGGCccgggaggcggcggaggcccACTTCCGGGGACtcgaggcggaggtggagggcAAGCGCGGGGAGGTGGAGAACGCTCTAGCGGAGATCGAAGAGGAGCGGAGGATGCTGAGGGTTGCGGAGGTGTGGAGGGAGGAGAGGGTTCAGATGAAGCTCGCGGAGGCGAAGCTCCTCATGGAGGAGACGCTCcgggggaggagggaggagaagcCGCGGGGCCACACGTGCGAGGGCTGCAGCATTCGTCCAGTTATGGGTCCCACCGGTCAGAGCGGTCAACACAGTCAAAATAGTCAACACCAAGTCGGTCAACAGCGGAGGGCGGAGGCGGTGAACCCGCACATTAAGAGAGGGATTAAGGGGTTCGTGGAGTTCCCCAAAGTGATTCGGGTTCAAGCCAGAGAGGGGAAAGTCGAGCTGCAGCCGAACCTGGAGTGCCAGAGGGCGCAGCTCCGGGTGCTGTTGAGGCACAAGAGCTCGGTCGGACTGAGCCTTCTGGGCGCGTCGAGTAATTTGGTCATGTGAGGTTTGTATTTATATTGTCgtcttgtttttttattttttgtctaaTTTTCTTTGTTGACTACAAAGAGGATGATCCATTTTAAACTTGTGTTTGGACGGTACAATCTATTTGAAATCAGGTATAGTCCACTACTACTAGTTAAGAATTTCACTTTAATCCACAAACagctatttaatatttaaaattctaaatgttAAAATCATGTGTTTTAAtccttattatttttatttattattactgaaaaattatttaattattttttttatttaattcatctCTATTTTTATGCAccataaatatatcaaattttgaGCTTTCATTTCACATTTCAACTCTCTCATCCATAGATTATAGTTTTGTtttatatctaaaaattaaagcgctatatatattaaaactatAAGATAGTGAGAAAGCAATAAATTTGTAGTTCTTGGACATTCTAATAAATCAAGTACagacaatatttttttattaaaaaaattaggagtaaaataaaagaattttaaaagttttcttTTAGTTTGACAAGTATAATAAAACTCAATTAAAATGTAGAAAATGATTGTATTATtgacatcaatttttttaatagtaatgTTTAACGTTATActtaatatttgaataaaatttgatCAATTCGATTCTAACTTCCACAACCGGGTTGAATAGATCCCTTCTCCACTTATATCTCGttgatgaaaaattaatttatgagCTGATTTGTAAGTACGAAATGCTTTCATTTGGTCAACACTTTTAACTCGGTCCATCATTCAAGAAAACTCAGATGGAATGCAACAAATGCAACAGCATTTTATTAAGCCTAATTGAAGTCCATCTAACATAACTATCCATAtcgttatcaattttattttaactcttTAATGTATACTTAAAATAGCTATAAACTATCATGATtgtttctataatttaattttctatttagaACAGATAAAAATCTACTTAAATAGATAGgaatatagttttatttattgtgtTTATAATTTTAGctaaaaatttctttaaatacATAGACATATTGCCCGACAAATCTCTTAaattattaaacaaataaatgatAATTAAATCGCCCAAAGTATGAAAgatatctataaataaattttctagaaaatagaataaatcattttttatgtaaaatgtGTTGTCTTTGAATTGTTAGAGTTATTAAAATTTGGTAGTtgctaaaaactaaatttataaaaaggttacatataaaatataatttcttttgttgttaaaattcttttttttctttttttttattgattgtatcggaaatataatcaaaattgtataatattatcatataagaaaaaattaatacaacttttaaataattttctttaaaattgtaCTTTTTTCCGGTTTACTCTAATATCCCAAACtaccaattttaaaaattacatttttcttttgttatactacaaattttattttcctttcgactgagattaaaatttgattattaagTATACAACAACCTAACAACAAGCTTTAACAATTTAGGTCCTTTATATATCTCCTATTTCTTCATCATACATAGTAAATGAATTTTCCTTCACGCAAAGTCTGTAGTGATATCAATGCATGTGGAACTCATGAAAAGTGGCATAAGAAATTTAATCAACATTTCTACttatatcatataaaaaaaaattaatataacttttaaataattttctctaaaattgTACTATTCCAGTTAACTCTAATATCCCAAACtaccaattttaaaaattacctttttttttttgttataccacaaattttattttcctttccaCTGAGATTAAAATCTGATTATTAAGTATACAACAACCTAACAACAAGCTTAACAATTTAGGTCCCTTATATATCTCCTATTTCTACATCatacataataaatatgaattttccTTCATGCAAAGTCTGTAGTAATATCAATGCACATGGATCTCATGAAAAGTGGCATAAGAACTTTAACCAACATTTCTACATGACTATGAAGCTCAAGAAGATCAACCGTCCCAGCACAAGTGACAAAAGACATAATAACATATATCCAAAGTTCCAAATTTGATGTctatttaattcacatttagagctaaatttattttttaaaaaataaacgactctcaaaaagaaaaaaaaaaagaattgaagcTCGAGACGACCCAATTCAAAGCCCggtgtcacggacaaaatattttccgctgacttctccttgacagtggcccaaatctgcttagcAAGTTCGGGTTGAAGACGGGTCGAATCGGGTTGTCAAggagacccaaacccaacccgctgtgggaaactcaagaGTTAGGTaactcatgggagttatggAGTGACTTTTAGGCTTTTAGtcattatgagggctcattactaTGTGGCTAgtgggtgagttaatgtgtctcataatgaaagagttagtgtgtgtctaggttcattgtatctAGGAGCCTATAAGTAGTGGGGTTTGGTTAAGATCAAAACACACAAAAGAGAGTGTGTATGTGTCGGTTGTAATCTCTTTTCTAAGTAAtgtagtacttagttttttgagtgaacttctgcctctctctctttgtcattccctttgcgtacttagtcgtaggacgcgaaggtccggactagcaatagggacgaaggcttgcccatcttcgagcaggaaggcgggcgccgcacgggctttgcgaacagaaacgctaaggccgtgacagttggtatcagagccgattcGAGAAGGAACCATGTCTTTGTCAGAAGCTGTCCTCGTTGACGTTGTGCCCGAGCGGGAGCGAACCGAGggcgatcgaggtgaaccatCAAAGACGAGCAAGGCCAAAAGTGGGGGAGAGCACCGCGATCCATGGGACGCAAAAGGGTGCAACGAGAGTTCAACTCTGACAGCCCTGCAGCTTTGCGAGGAGGTGAAACGCGGGAAGGCTGGGGACCTCGAGGAGGAGGGCCTGAGCAGCGGCGAGACTATCGAGTCTCATGCAGCGCTGGAGCGGCCAGCGTCCAAGCAAAGTGCAAGTCATTCGGCTAAGGAGCCTGCGAGGACCAAAAGGCGTTCTACAGCTTGGCGGAGTACGCGTGTGTGTTGCGGAGGACATGCACACCCGGTGCATTTTGCAGATTGGCAGAGTGCGCGtgcgtgtcgcggaggacatgcacatCCGATGAACTCTTCGCACAGCAGGCTCGCTGGTGCACTTGCTCAGAAGTGCAAGACACTAGGTGCTGGTGCGGGGACAGATGCGGACATTGGGAGCAAGGCACGGGGTCGATCGCGCGCGAAGGCACGACGAACCGCGCAGAAGGCTATGCGGACTGAGAGCGACTCGGCGCGCGACGAGGGCGTCTGTGCATTAGGTGGGGGAgaatgtcacggacaaaatattttctgctgacttctccttgacagtggcccaaatctgcttagcAAGTTCGGGTTGAAGACGGGTCGAATCGGGTTGTCAAGGAGACCaaaacccaacccgctgtgggaaactcaagaGTTAGGTaactcatg
This genomic window from Ananas comosus cultivar F153 linkage group 3, ASM154086v1, whole genome shotgun sequence contains:
- the LOC109707862 gene encoding protein BRANCHLESS TRICHOME produces the protein MEVEKMMGSSPVHPRNSSNGPNTTTFTLWKLYNNPNYALRLNDSPRHCPNPPLISSPSLRGITSNTSRAMDGAGAELEMAKAQIRELRAELEFERRMRRKVEALNKVLAAELAEERGAREAAEAHFRGLEAEVEGKRGEVENALAEIEEERRMLRVAEVWREERVQMKLAEAKLLMEETLRGRREEKPRGHTCEGCSIRPVMGPTGQSGQHSQNSQHQVGQQRRAEAVNPHIKRGIKGFVEFPKVIRVQAREGKVELQPNLECQRAQLRVLLRHKSSVGLSLLGASSNLVM